Proteins encoded in a region of the Nonomuraea helvata genome:
- a CDS encoding MOSC domain-containing protein, whose amino-acid sequence MNGTVMAVSSSGEHSFSKPTRESITLLAGLGVEGDAHAGVTVKHRSRVAQDPTQPNLRQVHLIHDELLAEVGAAGFRVKPGELGENITTKGIDLLGLPVGTLLRIGDEAVVEVTGLRNPCLQIDAFQNGLLKQVVGRDEAGNVVRRAGVMSVVRTGGVVRPGDVIKVELPAEPHRPLDRV is encoded by the coding sequence ATGAACGGGACTGTCATGGCGGTCAGCAGCAGCGGCGAGCACTCTTTCAGCAAGCCGACCCGGGAGAGCATCACTCTGCTGGCCGGACTCGGGGTGGAGGGGGACGCGCACGCGGGCGTGACGGTCAAGCATCGCTCCCGAGTCGCCCAGGACCCGACCCAGCCGAACCTCCGTCAGGTGCACCTCATCCACGACGAGCTTCTCGCCGAGGTGGGTGCGGCGGGTTTCCGGGTCAAGCCCGGCGAGCTCGGCGAGAACATCACCACCAAGGGCATCGATCTGCTCGGCCTGCCGGTCGGCACGCTGCTGCGCATCGGCGACGAGGCCGTCGTGGAGGTGACCGGGCTGCGTAACCCTTGCCTTCAGATCGACGCCTTCCAGAACGGTCTGCTCAAGCAGGTCGTCGGCCGCGACGAGGCCGGGAACGTGGTCCGCAGGGCCGGCGTCATGAGCGTCGTCAGGACGGGTGGCGTGGTGCGCCCTGGCGACGTGATCAAAGTTGAGCTCCCGGCCGAGCCGCACCGACCCCTCGACCGGGTCTGA
- a CDS encoding MerR family transcriptional regulator — protein sequence MPLRDETLGIGDLAALTGVPVRTIRFYCDEGIIESVRSAGGHRRFGRAAVERLGLVRRLRGLGLGLPAITAVLNGERSMAEAVAAERAALDVRLADLAWRRASLRAVEEASPAERGARLDLLAAVEDGCAARDALIDFWRRTMVAQVAEEMFTGFVAMAVPEPPVDPTPSQVVAYAELVTVVADRSLLRGLLARGRVNVELIADENELMYGIAEACGMVEPMVRAGEPPRSGPELDRFVAVHASVRGRGDTPEFRRELLANVAPDREPRMRRYWRLVGEVSGEAVTLGSTHLWLTDSLERWVRTDH from the coding sequence ATGCCGTTGCGTGACGAGACGCTTGGGATCGGAGACCTGGCGGCGCTGACCGGCGTGCCGGTGCGGACCATCCGCTTCTACTGCGACGAGGGCATCATCGAGTCGGTGCGCAGCGCGGGAGGGCACCGCAGGTTCGGCCGGGCGGCCGTGGAGCGGCTCGGCCTGGTCAGGCGGCTGCGCGGGCTCGGGCTCGGTCTGCCCGCCATCACCGCCGTGCTCAACGGCGAGCGTTCCATGGCCGAGGCCGTCGCGGCCGAGCGGGCGGCGCTCGACGTACGGCTCGCGGACCTCGCGTGGCGGCGCGCCTCGTTGCGGGCGGTCGAGGAGGCGAGCCCAGCCGAGCGGGGTGCCCGGCTGGACCTGCTGGCCGCCGTGGAGGACGGCTGCGCGGCCCGCGACGCGCTGATCGACTTCTGGCGGCGCACGATGGTGGCGCAGGTCGCGGAGGAGATGTTCACCGGGTTCGTCGCCATGGCCGTGCCCGAGCCGCCCGTCGATCCGACGCCGTCGCAGGTGGTCGCGTACGCCGAGCTGGTCACCGTGGTCGCCGACCGGTCCCTGCTGCGCGGCCTGCTGGCCAGGGGGCGGGTCAACGTCGAGCTGATCGCGGACGAGAACGAGCTGATGTACGGGATCGCCGAGGCGTGCGGCATGGTCGAGCCCATGGTGCGCGCGGGCGAGCCGCCCCGGTCGGGTCCGGAGCTCGACCGCTTCGTGGCGGTGCACGCCTCGGTGCGGGGGAGGGGCGACACCCCGGAGTTCCGGCGCGAGCTGCTGGCGAACGTGGCACCCGACAGGGAACCGCGGATGCGGCGGTACTGGCGGCTCGTGGGGGAGGTCAGCGGTGAGGCGGTCACACTGGGCTCGACGCATCTGTGGCTGACCGACTCGCTCGAACGCTGGGTCCGTACCGACCATTGA
- a CDS encoding helix-turn-helix domain-containing protein, producing the protein MSTAAITVPVTVADHDNCPATSVLRRVGDKWSVVILSVLAHGAYGFNELDRSVEGLSRRMLTRTLRALEEDGLISRTLHPTVPPRVEYTLTDLGRSFLEPVRALGLWALAHRSDLEAARTRDG; encoded by the coding sequence ATGTCCACTGCCGCCATCACCGTCCCCGTCACGGTGGCCGATCATGACAACTGCCCCGCGACCAGCGTCTTGCGCCGGGTGGGCGACAAGTGGAGCGTCGTGATCCTTTCGGTCCTGGCGCATGGTGCGTACGGCTTCAACGAGCTGGACCGGTCCGTGGAGGGCCTCAGCCGGCGCATGCTCACCCGTACGCTGCGCGCCCTCGAAGAGGACGGGCTGATCAGCCGCACACTCCATCCGACCGTGCCGCCACGTGTCGAATACACGCTCACCGACTTGGGCCGCTCCTTCCTGGAGCCGGTGCGCGCCCTGGGCTTGTGGGCCCTCGCACACCGGTCCGATCTCGAAGCCGCACGCACTCGTGACGGTTAG
- a CDS encoding YbaB/EbfC family nucleoid-associated protein, which produces MTTPHTGDPEIDRALAEMAAQTARFEEVSRRLEETRGRGQSAGGQVVVELRHTGSLAALRIDPRALRLGSQALTDAIVEAFRLAEEDVTGQSYDLAKTMFDT; this is translated from the coding sequence ATGACGACACCTCATACCGGTGACCCGGAAATCGATCGCGCTCTGGCCGAGATGGCAGCGCAGACGGCTCGCTTCGAGGAGGTGAGCCGCCGGCTGGAGGAGACCAGGGGGCGCGGGCAGAGCGCCGGAGGCCAGGTCGTCGTCGAGCTCAGGCACACCGGCTCGCTGGCCGCGCTGCGCATCGACCCCCGCGCGCTGCGCCTGGGCTCGCAGGCGCTGACGGACGCCATCGTCGAGGCGTTCCGGCTGGCGGAGGAGGACGTGACCGGACAGTCGTACGACCTGGCCAAGACCATGTTCGACACCTGA
- a CDS encoding NAD(P)H-binding protein has translation MIVVSGASGQLGRLIVEHLLQRVDAARVVALSRTPDAVADLGVAARYADFDDPASLSDAFEGAERLLMISMGSLSGAPRGHVNAIEAAAKAGVGHMIYTSFARAGEPGQPQALIQNHKETERLLAESELTFTALRFNQWPEMWNLVGVPALAVATGVLPSNSGDGRVGHITRDDSAAVAAAVLAQGGCEGQLLEVTGPEAVTDTDVADALAQVTGRPVRCEQVSDTALAATLSERGLPDVYVQGWTGLGTYKRAGWFDVTTHTVERLTGRTPTSIADYFAANPEALHLR, from the coding sequence ATGATCGTGGTCAGCGGGGCGTCCGGACAGCTCGGACGCCTCATTGTCGAGCACCTACTCCAGCGGGTGGATGCCGCTCGTGTGGTGGCGCTGTCCCGTACCCCTGATGCCGTCGCCGACCTCGGCGTGGCCGCCCGTTACGCCGATTTCGACGATCCGGCGAGTCTGTCCGACGCGTTCGAAGGCGCGGAGCGGCTGCTGATGATCAGTATGGGCTCGCTCAGCGGAGCGCCTCGCGGACACGTCAACGCCATCGAGGCGGCGGCCAAGGCGGGCGTGGGTCACATGATCTACACGTCGTTCGCCAGAGCAGGCGAGCCGGGCCAGCCTCAGGCACTCATCCAGAACCACAAGGAGACCGAGCGGTTGCTGGCTGAGTCGGAGCTGACGTTTACGGCGCTGCGGTTCAACCAGTGGCCGGAGATGTGGAACCTCGTCGGCGTGCCCGCCCTCGCCGTCGCCACCGGCGTGCTACCCAGCAATTCGGGTGACGGCCGGGTGGGGCACATCACCCGCGACGACAGCGCCGCCGTGGCCGCGGCCGTGCTGGCCCAGGGCGGCTGCGAGGGGCAACTCCTGGAAGTCACGGGCCCCGAGGCGGTGACGGACACGGATGTGGCCGACGCGCTCGCCCAGGTCACCGGCCGTCCGGTCCGCTGCGAGCAGGTCTCGGACACCGCTCTGGCCGCGACGCTGTCCGAACGCGGGCTCCCCGATGTGTACGTCCAGGGCTGGACGGGCTTGGGCACATACAAGCGCGCAGGCTGGTTCGACGTGACCACGCACACAGTCGAACGCCTCACCGGCCGCACCCCCACGTCGATCGCTGACTACTTCGCAGCCAACCCCGAGGCACTGCACCTCCGCTGA
- a CDS encoding circularly permuted type 2 ATP-grasp protein, with protein MADIFDKYVMAEAWDEMFERAGVPRPQYQALFAALQPLGVRELRSRADQLARMFTHRGVTFDYAGVERPFPLDLIPRIIDAAEWDLVTRGVRQRIRALEAFLDDVYGRHQVFHDGVVPWRLLHSSPHYHREAHGWRPPNGVRVHVGGTDLIRDERGALHVLEDNVRTPSGVSYVLENRLAMTRTLPTLFSEQFVRPVEEYPARLLAALRAAAPAGVSDPTVVLLTPGVYNAAYFEHALLARLMGVELVEGRDLVCEGNRLYMVTTYGRRPVHVVYRRVDDDYLDPLHFRGDSVLGCPGLVNAARLGNVTIANGVGNGVADDKLVYTYVPDLIGYYLGESPLLPNVETYRLDDPDVRDDVLARAGELVLKPVDGAGGKGIVIGPVATDEQLAVVRRAVRDDPRGWIAQRPVLLSTSPTLIGEWPVPRHIDLRPFAVNDGEDVWLLPGGLTRVALPEGELVVNSSRGGGSKDTWVLGETPAAAIPATVAPPAAQWSPSRTAAWEDEQ; from the coding sequence ATGGCGGACATCTTCGACAAATACGTCATGGCCGAAGCATGGGACGAGATGTTCGAGCGGGCGGGCGTCCCCCGCCCCCAGTACCAGGCGCTCTTCGCCGCTCTCCAGCCGCTGGGGGTGCGCGAGCTGCGGTCCAGGGCAGACCAGCTCGCCAGGATGTTCACCCACCGGGGCGTCACCTTCGACTACGCGGGCGTCGAGCGGCCCTTCCCGCTCGACCTGATCCCGCGGATCATCGACGCCGCCGAATGGGACCTCGTGACCCGCGGCGTGCGCCAGCGGATCCGCGCGCTGGAGGCGTTCCTGGACGACGTGTACGGCAGGCACCAGGTCTTCCACGACGGCGTGGTTCCCTGGCGGCTGCTCCACTCCAGCCCTCACTACCACCGGGAGGCGCACGGCTGGCGCCCGCCGAACGGCGTCCGCGTGCACGTAGGCGGCACCGACCTGATCCGCGACGAGCGCGGCGCGCTGCACGTGCTGGAGGACAACGTCCGCACGCCCAGCGGCGTCAGCTACGTGCTGGAGAACCGGCTCGCCATGACGCGCACGCTGCCGACGCTGTTCTCGGAGCAGTTCGTGCGTCCGGTCGAGGAGTACCCGGCCAGGCTGCTGGCCGCGTTACGCGCCGCCGCCCCCGCCGGGGTGTCCGATCCCACCGTGGTCCTGCTCACGCCCGGCGTCTACAACGCCGCCTATTTCGAGCACGCGCTGCTGGCCCGCCTCATGGGGGTGGAACTGGTCGAGGGCCGCGACCTGGTCTGCGAGGGCAACCGCCTCTACATGGTCACCACGTACGGCCGCCGTCCCGTCCACGTCGTCTACCGCAGGGTCGACGACGACTACCTCGACCCGCTGCACTTCCGCGGCGACTCCGTGCTCGGCTGCCCCGGACTGGTGAACGCCGCGCGCCTGGGCAACGTCACGATCGCCAACGGCGTGGGCAACGGGGTGGCCGACGACAAGCTCGTCTACACGTACGTGCCCGACCTGATCGGCTACTACCTGGGCGAGTCGCCGCTGCTGCCGAACGTGGAGACGTACCGGCTGGACGATCCCGACGTACGCGACGACGTGCTGGCCCGCGCCGGCGAGCTGGTGCTGAAGCCCGTGGACGGGGCCGGTGGCAAGGGCATCGTGATCGGGCCCGTCGCCACGGACGAGCAGCTGGCGGTGGTGCGGCGGGCCGTACGCGACGACCCGCGCGGGTGGATCGCCCAGCGGCCGGTACTGCTGTCCACCTCACCCACCCTGATCGGCGAGTGGCCCGTGCCACGCCACATCGACCTGCGGCCCTTCGCCGTGAACGACGGCGAGGACGTGTGGCTGTTGCCCGGCGGGCTGACCCGGGTGGCGCTGCCGGAAGGGGAGCTGGTGGTCAACTCCAGCAGGGGAGGCGGGTCCAAGGACACCTGGGTGCTCGGCGAGACCCCGGCCGCGGCCATCCCCGCCACCGTCGCGCCGCCCGCCGCGCAGTGGAGCCCGAGCCGCACGGCCGCATGGGAGGACGAGCAGTGA
- a CDS encoding LuxR C-terminal-related transcriptional regulator, producing the protein MRLILGLDRPTSGTALIRGVPYHQIRNPLRTVGALLDARALHPGRSVRAHLAALPEVAVIDVRMPPGHKDDGLRAALEIRERHPGVGVLVLPQYVEQHYAARLLAGSTRGLGYLLKDRVSEVADFLDSLERVRAGGTAFDPEVVRQLLARTTHADPLSRLSPREGEVLRHLAQGFVNAAIAERLHVSLSTVEKHVNAIVEKLDLPHDPGYSRRVLAILRYLDT; encoded by the coding sequence ATGCGCCTGATACTCGGCCTCGACCGCCCCACCTCCGGCACCGCGCTGATCCGCGGCGTGCCGTACCACCAGATCAGGAACCCGCTGCGCACGGTCGGCGCGCTCCTCGACGCCCGCGCGCTCCATCCGGGTCGCAGCGTCCGCGCGCACCTGGCGGCACTCCCCGAGGTGGCCGTGATCGACGTACGCATGCCGCCCGGCCACAAGGACGACGGCCTCCGGGCGGCCCTGGAGATCCGCGAACGCCATCCCGGAGTGGGCGTGCTGGTCCTGCCCCAGTACGTCGAGCAGCACTACGCGGCCAGGCTCCTGGCCGGCTCCACGCGCGGCCTCGGCTACCTGCTCAAGGACCGGGTCTCGGAGGTGGCCGACTTCCTCGACTCGCTCGAACGCGTACGCGCGGGCGGCACCGCGTTCGATCCCGAGGTGGTGCGGCAACTCCTGGCCCGCACCACCCACGCCGATCCGCTGAGCAGGCTGAGCCCGCGCGAGGGCGAGGTGCTGCGCCACCTCGCCCAGGGCTTCGTGAACGCGGCCATCGCCGAGCGGCTCCACGTCTCACTCAGCACGGTCGAGAAGCACGTCAACGCCATCGTCGAGAAGCTCGACCTGCCTCACGACCCCGGCTACAGCCGCCGCGTCCTGGCGATCCTCCGCTACCTGGACACCTGA
- a CDS encoding sulfotransferase family protein — protein sequence MLTVIGAGFPRTGTTSMKAALERLGFGPCHHMFDILTNPARVDRWLPLATGGQVDWEEVFDGFRSTQDWPASFFWREQAKAYPEAKVVLTVRDPHDWYVSMQALAASGPGRQLPEDMPEAAAAMFDGMRRLGPVLELISRSVFDGHGSLREGLPDEDVAVAAFERHVATVKESLPAERLLVFDVREGWEPLCRFLGVDVPDGEPFPHLNDAKAIRQTMDRLITEGTVQSPLERRE from the coding sequence GTGTTAACGGTGATCGGCGCGGGATTCCCGCGTACCGGGACCACCTCGATGAAAGCGGCACTGGAACGACTCGGGTTCGGGCCGTGCCACCACATGTTCGACATCCTCACCAACCCCGCCCGCGTCGACAGGTGGCTGCCCCTGGCCACCGGCGGGCAGGTGGACTGGGAGGAGGTCTTCGACGGCTTCCGCTCCACGCAGGACTGGCCCGCGTCCTTCTTCTGGCGGGAGCAGGCGAAGGCGTACCCGGAGGCGAAGGTCGTCCTGACCGTACGCGACCCGCACGACTGGTACGTGAGCATGCAAGCGCTCGCCGCCAGCGGCCCGGGAAGGCAGCTCCCGGAGGACATGCCGGAGGCGGCTGCGGCCATGTTCGACGGGATGAGGCGGCTCGGCCCGGTGCTCGAGCTGATCAGCCGGTCCGTGTTCGACGGCCATGGGAGCCTCAGGGAGGGGCTGCCCGACGAGGACGTGGCGGTGGCGGCGTTCGAGCGGCACGTGGCCACCGTCAAGGAGAGCCTGCCCGCGGAGCGGCTGCTGGTGTTCGACGTGCGCGAAGGGTGGGAGCCGCTCTGCCGGTTCCTGGGCGTGGACGTCCCTGACGGGGAGCCTTTCCCGCACCTGAACGACGCGAAGGCGATCCGCCAGACCATGGACCGGCTGATCACCGAGGGCACCGTCCAGTCGCCGCTCGAGCGGCGCGAGTGA
- a CDS encoding maleylpyruvate isomerase family mycothiol-dependent enzyme, which produces MATLDTARMAEGLREQTAGFARAAAAGEPDARVPTCPEWSLRTLVGHIGLGHRYATGVLRKGDPQPAPDPWQAAPGSPDRWAEWLRDGAEELIGAVQEAGADTEVWTFLGPRPAAFWLRRMLNDTAVHHYDAAVTTGGGFGIADDLAADVIVEGLEMLVSPGAEALKPQLVELRGNGERLGLQPRQGDGWVIIRSPEGMWWEHGPVEADVVLSGAVAYVMLVCNRRLPLDDDRVTVTGDRALLEHWLAHMAI; this is translated from the coding sequence ATGGCGACACTGGACACCGCGCGGATGGCCGAGGGGCTGCGCGAGCAGACCGCGGGGTTCGCCCGCGCTGCCGCCGCAGGGGAGCCGGACGCGCGGGTGCCGACCTGTCCGGAATGGTCGTTGCGTACGCTCGTGGGGCACATCGGGCTGGGACATCGGTACGCGACCGGGGTGCTGCGCAAGGGTGACCCGCAGCCCGCGCCGGACCCGTGGCAGGCCGCTCCCGGCTCGCCGGACAGGTGGGCGGAGTGGCTGCGCGACGGCGCCGAGGAGCTGATCGGCGCCGTCCAGGAGGCCGGCGCGGACACCGAGGTCTGGACGTTCCTGGGGCCGCGACCCGCGGCGTTCTGGCTGCGCAGGATGCTGAACGACACCGCCGTCCACCACTACGACGCGGCGGTCACGACGGGCGGCGGGTTCGGGATCGCCGACGATCTCGCGGCCGACGTGATCGTCGAGGGGCTGGAGATGCTGGTGTCCCCCGGCGCGGAGGCGCTCAAGCCGCAGCTGGTCGAGCTGCGCGGCAACGGTGAGCGGCTCGGGCTGCAACCCCGTCAGGGAGACGGGTGGGTGATCATCAGGTCGCCCGAGGGGATGTGGTGGGAGCACGGGCCGGTGGAGGCCGATGTGGTGCTGTCGGGAGCCGTCGCGTACGTCATGCTGGTGTGCAACCGCCGACTCCCGCTGGACGACGACCGGGTGACGGTCACGGGCGACCGCGCGCTGCTGGAGCACTGGCTGGCCCACATGGCGATCTAG